A stretch of Lentibacillus sp. JNUCC-1 DNA encodes these proteins:
- the uvsE gene encoding UV DNA damage repair endonuclease UvsE has translation MKIGYACINLSLKPTFRTCRVATVEKEGIEKIKELTLQNLELTKAIIQWNIEHNILFYRISSGVVVLATHPVNTWDWKNDPDVQAVCAEIKILKEEHGLRLSVHPGQYSVLNSPREDVVERTIDDLTYHAELLELVGGSDMILHLGGKYGDRQSALERLVRNTQQLPPYVKEKLRFENDDKVFNLEDVLFVANQTEVPACFDIHHHFCNPSEEALEVLLEEVWETWRGKGRPKVHISSGRTHSTDRSHHDYIMPDDFKRLISYVGDTEVDVMVEAKKKNLAVLELMQTFEITPD, from the coding sequence ATGAAAATCGGTTATGCCTGTATTAATCTTAGTTTGAAGCCAACTTTTAGAACGTGCCGAGTGGCTACTGTTGAAAAAGAAGGCATTGAAAAAATTAAAGAACTGACGCTTCAAAACCTGGAACTCACCAAAGCAATTATCCAATGGAATATAGAGCATAATATTCTGTTTTACCGAATATCTAGCGGTGTGGTGGTACTGGCCACACATCCCGTGAATACGTGGGATTGGAAAAATGACCCCGACGTACAAGCCGTTTGTGCTGAAATTAAGATACTCAAGGAAGAACATGGTTTAAGATTATCGGTTCACCCCGGTCAATATAGTGTGCTCAATTCCCCAAGAGAAGATGTGGTAGAACGGACCATTGATGATCTGACCTATCATGCAGAGCTTCTCGAGTTGGTTGGTGGCTCAGATATGATTTTGCATTTGGGTGGAAAATATGGTGACAGACAATCGGCCCTTGAAAGACTCGTGCGTAACACACAGCAATTACCTCCTTATGTTAAAGAAAAACTCCGCTTTGAAAATGATGATAAAGTGTTTAATCTTGAGGATGTTTTGTTTGTTGCAAATCAAACTGAAGTGCCGGCTTGTTTCGACATTCATCACCATTTTTGCAATCCGTCAGAGGAGGCATTGGAGGTACTGCTTGAAGAAGTTTGGGAAACATGGCGAGGCAAGGGCAGACCAAAAGTCCACATTTCTTCAGGACGCACACATTCGACTGACAGATCGCATCATGATTATATTATGCCCGATGATTTCAAGCGATTGATCAGTTATGTTGGTGACACCGAAGTCGATGTCATGGTAGAGGCAAAGAAGAAGAATTTAGCAGTGCTTGAATTGATGCAAACATTTGAAATCACCCCTGATTAA
- a CDS encoding transporter substrate-binding domain-containing protein, with amino-acid sequence MKKIMLFLTALLLVGLLAACGDEEETDAAPEKEATVDTIEDGYFTFGSSGLYKPFNFEDLDGDLTGFEVELGEAIAKEMGLKPKPVATQDFGALIEEVNSGRLDAIMGSMTITEKRAESVDFSDPYYRSGGVIYVHNDNDSIEAAEDLEGHSVGVVASSTYEEMVMDYITEEDLKTYQSDNVALQDLAAGTDRLDAVVTDKFVGMLQIEENDLDIRPVGDRVFDEEIGAAVKKGNQELLDEINRALQAVIDDGTYDEISKKWFDENILE; translated from the coding sequence ATGAAAAAGATTATGTTATTTTTGACGGCTTTACTGCTTGTTGGTCTGCTTGCTGCATGTGGTGATGAGGAAGAAACCGATGCGGCGCCAGAAAAAGAAGCGACAGTCGATACAATTGAAGACGGCTACTTCACATTTGGATCAAGTGGCTTGTACAAACCTTTTAACTTTGAAGATTTAGATGGAGATCTAACCGGATTTGAAGTTGAACTTGGAGAAGCCATTGCCAAAGAAATGGGCTTGAAGCCAAAGCCGGTTGCAACGCAGGATTTCGGTGCGTTAATTGAAGAAGTGAACAGCGGTCGTCTGGATGCCATTATGGGAAGTATGACGATTACAGAAAAACGTGCTGAATCGGTTGATTTCTCTGATCCCTATTACCGTTCAGGCGGTGTGATTTATGTGCATAATGATAACGACAGTATAGAAGCAGCAGAAGACTTGGAAGGCCATAGCGTTGGTGTTGTCGCTTCAAGCACATATGAAGAAATGGTCATGGATTACATTACAGAAGAAGATTTAAAAACATATCAAAGTGATAATGTTGCACTTCAGGATCTTGCAGCAGGAACAGACAGACTTGATGCAGTCGTAACGGACAAATTTGTCGGCATGCTGCAGATTGAAGAAAATGATCTTGATATCCGTCCGGTCGGTGACAGAGTCTTTGATGAGGAAATCGGCGCTGCCGTTAAAAAAGGCAACCAAGAACTGCTCGACGAAATCAACCGAGCACTCCAAGCAGTCATTGACGACGGCACTTACGATGAAATCAGCAAAAAGTGGTTTGACGAGAACATACTTGAATAA
- a CDS encoding amino acid ABC transporter permease, whose product MGFWELFIETIPGYKDAIINTIEITLLGLLLGMVIGLFFAFLKVSNIKILSIIADLYIYIVRGTPLIVQIFILYFGLVQFVDLGRLMAGGIALGVHNGAYIAEIFRGSIQSIDKGQNEAARSLGMTPSLAMRRIVLPQAMRRAIPPLGNQFIIALKDSSLVAFIGFQDLFNRAQRIQSSTGMAMESYIIVGIYYLILVLILTFIVSRIEKALSKSERGVDA is encoded by the coding sequence ATGGGTTTTTGGGAACTATTTATTGAAACCATTCCAGGCTATAAAGATGCCATTATTAATACCATTGAGATCACGTTACTTGGCCTGTTGCTCGGAATGGTCATCGGGCTATTTTTTGCATTTTTAAAGGTATCAAACATCAAAATACTGAGCATCATTGCAGATTTATATATCTACATTGTGCGCGGCACGCCTTTGATCGTACAAATATTCATATTATATTTTGGGCTCGTCCAATTTGTCGATCTCGGAAGATTAATGGCAGGCGGCATTGCCCTTGGGGTCCACAACGGGGCCTATATCGCCGAAATCTTCAGGGGCTCGATCCAGTCGATTGACAAGGGTCAAAATGAAGCGGCCAGAAGCCTTGGCATGACGCCAAGCCTGGCCATGCGCAGAATTGTGCTGCCACAAGCGATGAGACGGGCCATACCGCCGCTTGGCAACCAATTTATTATTGCCTTGAAAGATTCATCCCTTGTCGCATTTATCGGGTTTCAGGACTTATTTAACCGGGCACAGCGCATCCAATCATCAACAGGAATGGCGATGGAATCATACATCATCGTTGGTATTTATTACTTAATTCTCGTGCTAATTCTGACCTTTATCGTCAGCAGGATTGAAAAGGCACTGTCTAAGAGCGAAAGAGGGGTGGACGCATGA